The sequence ATCACCGTTATCATTACCGTTACCGTTACAGTGGCCGTTACTCTTACTGTTACCATTATCATTACTGTTACTATTACCGTTACTGATACACTCACCGTTACTGTTATCCTCACTATTACTGTTACCGTCACTATCCGCGTTACCATTACTGTCACCGTTACCATTATCATCACCATTACCGTTATTGTGATCGTCACCGTGACAAGTACCATTATCGTCATCGTTATCGTCACCATGACCATCACCGTTACTGTTACCATGACTGTCATTGTGACCGTCTCCGTCACCGTCACCATGACCATGACCATTACCGTCACTGTGACCGTCTCTGTCACTATTACCGTCATGGTCATGGGCACTGTGATCATCACCGTGACCATCAATGTTACAATCACTGCTACCGTCATCGTTACCATTACCGTTGCCATAATCGTTATCGTTATCATCACCGCTACTATCACCGTTACCGTCCTCATTACTCTCACCGCTACCATTATCGTTATCGTCACTGTTATCGATACTGTTACTGTCACGTTCACCGTTACTGTTATCGTTACCTTTACCATTATCGTAACCGTTACTGTCATCGTTACGTCACCATCACCATTACCGTTATTGTCAACGTTATTGTAATCGTTACCGTTATTGTAACCATTACTATCATCTTATCGTCATCGTCATCGTTACAATTATCATTACAGTTACCGTTGCCATCACCATTATCGTCACCTttaccgtcaccgttaccattaccattaTCGTAACCATTACTGTCATTGTTATCGTCATCGTTATCATATCCATTACCGTCATCGTTACCGTCACCATTACTGTCAGTGTTACCATCACCGTCACCGTTACCGATACTGTCAATGTTACAATCAATGTCACCGTTATTATTACCGTCACTGTTACAGTAACTGTTACCGTTACCATCGCCATTATCGTTATCGTTACCATTACAGTCAGCGTTATCGTTACTGTCATCATTTCCGTTACCGTCACGGTCACCGTCACCATTATCGTCACTATTACCGTAACTGTTACTGTTATCGTAATCGCTACTGTCACCGTTACTATTACCGTTACCGTCATCGTTATCGATATTGTTACTATCACCTTCACCGTTATTGTTACCATTACCGATATTGTTTTTATCAATGTCACTGTTATCGTTTTCGATATCGTTACCATTATTATCACCATTATCCTCATAGTTACCATCACCGTTATTGTGACAGTCATCGTAATCGACACGATCACCGTGATCATCATCGTCACTGCCACCTTTACCATCACTGTTATCGTCACCGTTACAGTCACTGTTACCTTCACCATTAAAGTCACCGTCACCACCGTTTTCGTTATTGTCACCGTTATCGATACTTTTACGGTCACCGTTACCATCATTGTCACAGTTATCGTTACCGTTACGATAACCATCACCGTTATAGTTACGATAACTGTCACCGTTATCGTCACCGTCCCATCACTATCACCCATTACCTTTATTGTTACTGTTTGCGTTATTGTTATCGTCATCGTCACtgtcaccgttaccgttactGTCACCATCATTGTTACCATTATCATGATCATTATTGTCACTGCTACCGTTACCATAATCATGACCATTACCGTCACCATCACCGTTATCGTCATTGTGACCATTACTGTCACCattaccattaccatcaccgttaccattaccgtcaccgttaccgttaccTTTACtgtcaccgttaccgttaccgtCACCTTCACCGTTACCGTCATCGTGACCCTTACCGTTACCGTTTTTCACTGTTACTCTATTCAATTTTCTGTAATCCACACATAACCGCAAGGATCCATCCTTCTTCTTTATAAACAATACTGGAGCACCCCAAGGTAAGGTACTAGGTGAATAAACCCTTTAGTTTGCAACTCCTGCTACTGAATGTTCAATTCCTTAAGTTCAACTGGAGCCATCCTATATGGAGCTATTGATATTGGATCTGTACCTGGATACAATTCAATAGAAAAATCCATCTCTCTGTGAGGAGGTAAACATGGCAATTATTTAGGAAAAACATCAGCAAATTCACAAACCATTGGAATACAATCTATAGTTGTCATCTTTTTGCTTCCTCCcttcatattaaaaagaaaatagtgccCGCCATCCTTTCTTGACCACTTGTCATCCAGGTTTCGAATTAGTGGAATAAATGTAAGCCTTCTATCACCGTAGAGACTCAAATATGAACCAAAAGAGGTTTGGAGTGTTACTTTCTTCAGATAACAATCTAACATAGCATGATGCCAGGCAAGCCAATCCATCCCCACAATTACATCAAAGGATGAAATATCAAGAAGAACCAAATCCATTGTAACTTCAAGACCCCCAATATAAAGTACACAAGCACAACACATCCACTTGGTTTCCACCTTACCACCCATAGGAGTCTAAACACATAATGAACAATGAAGGGGAACAAATTCTATGTCTAGCATGGAGGCAAATGATGCAGAAATAAAAGAGTGGGTAGCTCCTGGATCAAATTAAACATGTGCCCAAGTACTAAAATATAAGATCATACCTTCCACCAAGGCATTTGACTCTGCATTTTGTGACCCTATTGCATAAAATCTCCCTTGTTGCTCTTGCTCTAGCTTCCTTCCAGGCTTCCCCTGTCTAAAGTTTCGTTCCCCTTAAAGGTTGCCTTCCTTGGATTCGTGGGTTCATCTGCTGAAACTGTCGTTGAGATGGCTAGTATGCAAGTCGTTGAAATTTTGGGCACTCCCTCCTAAGATGTCCCACCTCACCACATTCATAACATCTCCTTGGTCCCTTGCCCCAATCTATAGTCCCACTATACTGCTCTTGTTTTCTTGGTTGTTGTTGGGGATGAGTCACTTTTGGGTGCTTGAAATCTCGTTCTCATTTttttgaaccaccaaacctaGAATTTATGCTTCTCAACCTTTGAGCTTCCCCCATTTCCCTTTCTATAACCAAAGCCCTTGCCACAACCTCACTGTAAGTACGAAGCATGAAGGGAGCGACTTGTGCTCTAATGTTCAATCTCAACCCCTCTTGGAATTGTTCAGCTCGCATTTGTTCATCTGCAACCACATTCGGAGCATATCTAGATAGTTGTGTAAACTTTGCTGCATGTTTAGTCACTGTCATGTTCCTTTGAACCAAGTGTATAAATTCAGCTCTTTTTTGTCTTCTAACGGCCTTTGTAATTAGATAAAAGCAACTCCTCAAATTGCATCCAAACCATCTTAGTTACATCCTGAGTAGTCTTGATCATATCCCACCAGTTGTCAGCTTCATCCCTTAACATGAAGGAAGCTAAAGAAACTTTGCTTTCCTCAGGCATTGCCATTACATCcagtattttctttatttctttcatccAATTCTCAGCTTCAAGAAAATTAGGCCCACCCCGAAAGATACACGATCAATATAAGAATGACTATTCTGAgacatcacccaagggcaagtcataccctgtgtcttttgggactcatacccaagggcaggaccaaccccgtgtctttagggactaaaacccaggggcaagaccaaccccatacacccacattggagtgtcttcctcgagggctttagggactttcacccaaggacccacggtcccacataaacaatatatcaaatgataatgcctgtagcatcacataaaaaacttcccaccaatcaattctctgaatatcatctatgataattccatatccttcttgcaatgcaaccacaccatgaaccatttcaaCTACAcaaaaccatgaatcttcataccaatatacgtTCCAATATCATGGTAACATTTCAATGCAATAAACCGAAatgcaatgacacattaaaacattttatgaaatcatagaaataacatGAAATTCCAACAAATGATTCAAGGAAAGAAAGCAGATACACCAtagaatagcataaaattccctaccttacaccagtttcctttttgtttttcttctacgTAGGCGATCTTTGCCTCATATTCTCTAATCTATATACCTatatgttttcaaatcaaatttgaattgaattaaacaatatttacaatgcatattaatttccctaattaattaccaaacactaattgttttgattttcttaaagcctaacccattaacaaatcccaagtgtccaaataacttgattaatcacatgtttactaatctatttttcaatcaaaccaaattaaacaaagatttatgcttaccttaccattaataaaatacttaaattaaaatactttaatccttaattagttgtgatttttaactaaaacatgtctaattaaactaaacttttacacaaattttaccgTTAATTCTTTTCagcataccattaggaaccaaaataaatgaaaattacaaaattaaacaacttgcttacctcaaatctacactttctctctctagattctctctctaacccaagttgctGTAGGTGAAATGGTGGAAAACGAGCTGCAGTCCCCTTATAAAGGAGTCTCCATGCAACCAAGCATGAGGTGGCAGcccacatggctgccaccaatcaacccaagtaggaggtggcattccactaactccaatttccatattttgcactttagtccttcaagttatcaaaaataaaacccataattgcccattagtcctttaggttttcataaccctaatcAACCCCTAAGACtctaataagcatgcttaagtcattaactaatcccacttaaccttaatcaaagtttaattcataattaaacaagattagCATTAAACTAGTTTTTACATCTAATTAAGCATgcttaaagttaagtactaagataatcattattgcctatttaattcattagtactaggtgTTACAATTATTGTTATcgtcaccgttaccgttaccgtCATCGTGACTGTGACTGTTACCGTTACTCTCATCGTCTCTTTACTATTACCGTTATTATCACGATCATCGTTACCGTTACCATCATTGTAACCATTGCCGTCACCGTTTTCGTCATTGTTATCGTCACCATTATCTTTAACATTACTGTTATTGTTACCATGACCATTACAAATACCGTTATTGCTACCGCGTCACCGTCATCGTTACCGTAGTCATTTCCGTCACTGTTACCGTCACCATTATCTTTAACATTACCGTTACTATTACCATCACCGTTATTGTGACTGTTACTACTATCATCACTGTTATCGTGATTGTTACCGTGACCGTGACCGTTACCATTACTGCAATCGTAACTCTTACTATTACCGTTATCATTACTGTCACCGTTACCATCGCCGTTATCAGAACCATTTCTGTCACtgttaccgtcaccgttaccgttacAATTACCATCACCGTTACTATTATCGTTATCGTTATCGTCACCGTTACCGTTATCGTTACTattaccgtcaccgttaccattaccgttactGTTACCATCACCGTTATTGTTACCGTCGTCGTTACCGTTATTGCTACTGTCACCGTTACTAATACACTCACCGTTACCGTTATCGTCGCTATTATTGTTACCGTCACTTTCACCATCACCGTCCCCATTACCATTACCGTTACTATCACCGTCATCGTTACCACTACTGTTACTGTTATTGTCATTGTTACTGTTACCGTCACTTTCACCATCACCGTCCccgttaccattaccgttactATCACTGTCACCATTACCACtaccgttaccgttaccgttaccgtCACTGTTACTGTTACCGTCACTTTCACCATCACCGTCCCCATTACTATTACCGTTACTATCATTGTCACCGTTATCACTACCGTTACCGTTATCGTCACCATTACAGTTATCGTGACCGTTACCGTGACAAGTACCGTTATTGTCATCGTGACCATCATTGTTACTGTCACTGTGACAATCTCCATCACCGTTATCGTAACCGTCACCATCACGGTCACGGTCACCGTTACTATAACAATCATGGCCACaatcaccatcatcatcaccGTGACCATCAATGTTACAGTCACCGCTACTGTCACTGTTATcgttaccattaccgttactGTTGTCGTAACCATTACCGTTATCGTCACCGCTACATTCACCATTACTGTCCCCGTTACTCTCACCGTTACTGTTATCATTACTGTCATTGTTACCATCACCGTTATTGTCACTGTTACTGATACTGTTACTGTCACCTTCACtgttaccgttaccattaccattaccaTTATCGTAACCGCTATTATCATTGTTACTGTCACCATCACCGTTACCGTCACCGTCACCGTTACTATCACTGTTACTGTTACCGTTATCGTAACCATTACTATCATCGTTATCGTCACCGTTATAGTTACCATTATTATCACCGTTACTATCACCATTACCGTCACCATTATCCAtaccgttaccattaccgtcaTCGTCACCATTACCATTATCGTAACCGTTACTATCATCGTTATTGTCACTATTACCATCACTGTTATCACCACCATTACCGTAAGCATTACAGTCACCGTCATCATTATCATTACTGTTATCGTCACCGTCACTGTTATCGATACTATCAACGTTACCGTCACTGTTATAACTAACGTCACCATTATCGTTACCATACCATCACCATTACCGTTAATATTACTGTTACCGTAACCATTACTGTTACCATCACAATTATTCGTTACCGTTATGGTTACCATCATTGTTATCGTTATCGTCACCGTCACTGTCACtgttaccattaccgttactGTCATTATTACCGTAACCGTTATCGTAACCATTACTATCATCTTTACCATCACTGTTACTGTCATCGTCACCGTTATTGTCACCGTTACAGTTACCGTTATTGTTACAATCATCATTACTTTCACTGTTACCGTCACCTTCACCGTCACTGTTATTGTCACAccccgatttttttttttttttaattgaacaaTTGGTactcaaatataatataagtgCTCTCAAAGATATGGGGatacaataatttaaatgttgagttccttctttattttgtgCAAAAGGAGGATATGCAAAACCTGTTATAAAGAGTGCATCTTGTATTAAACTTCGtaattattaattaacaaaatatgcttcgtttcacaaaagaaacttgtactacattaatttacatatactaaaaccccatggttcaatacgggtagcccatactacaagtgtacctaacaaatatatatattacatcattcCTACAAAAAGATTCAGTCTTTAATACAATggcaaagcctcaaaacactaTCAATACGAGCAAACAACATTCAATCACAGTAAAGcaatgctcaagcattatttcctcTTCCATCTtaagcatacccttaaaaactttgaattaaacatgtaataacatgcatgataaacattttataaccattaacaaatatgtaatcatgtcaaacatgtatgcatgtgtttgctggtttcatctttgcttttcctcGTCCATCATTTCACAACTGATAAACTGTTCACCCCCACCAATCTATATATCggatatcaatgctccacaagatacgtggtcaatataataatgactattctgggacatcacccaagggTAAGTCATACCCcatgtcttttgggactcatacccaatggcaggaccaaccccatacacccacattgGAGTGTCTTCCttgagggctttagggactttcacccaaggacccacataaacaatatatcaaaagataatgtctgtagcatcacataaacacttcccaccaatcaattctctgaatatcatctGTGATTATTCCTTATACTTCTGtcaatgcaaccacaccatgaaccatttctacAACAttgaaccatgaatcttcataccaatatgcattccaatctcaatgtaacatttcaacacaataaaccgagatgcaatgacacattaaaacgTTTTAcgaaatcatagaaatgacatgaaatatCCAATCAATGtttcaagaaaagaaatcagATACACTATGGgatagcataaaattccctaccttacacgaACTTTCCCTCTGTGATTCTTCTATGTAGGCGATCTTTACCTATTATAAGGAACTTAAATTAAACACATAATTTAGACTTCCTAACgatgaaaatttatacaatttactattgctaatttttaattctaataatcTCTAATCTACATGCCTAcaggttttcaaatcaaatttgaattgaattaaacaatatttacaatac is a genomic window of Vitis riparia cultivar Riparia Gloire de Montpellier isolate 1030 chromosome 1, EGFV_Vit.rip_1.0, whole genome shotgun sequence containing:
- the LOC117920385 gene encoding uncharacterized protein LOC117920385 yields the protein MTITVTVTMTVIVTVSVTVTMTMTITVTVTVSVTITVMVMGTVIITVTINVTITATVIVTITVAIIVIVIITATITVTVLITLTATIIVIVTVIDTVTVTFTVTVIVTFTIIVTVTVIVTSPSPLPLLSTLFVTITVTVTDTVNVTINVTVIITVTVTVTVTVTIAIIVIVTITVSVIVTVIISVTVTVTVTIIVTITVTVTVIVIATVTVTITVTVIVIDIVTITFTVIVTITDIVFINVTVIVFDIVTIIITIILIVTITVIVTVIVIDTITVIIIVTATFTITVIVTVTVTVTFTIKVTVTTVFVIVTVIDTFTVTVTIIVTVIVTVTITITVIVTITVTVIVTVPSLSPITFIVTVCVIVIVIVTVTVTVTVTIIVTIIMIIIVTATVTIIMTITVTITVIVIVTITVTITITITVTITVTVTVTFTVTVTVTVTFTVTVIVTLTVTVFHFISVTVTVTIIFNITVTITITVIVTVTTIITVIVIVTVTVTVTITAIVTLTITVIITVTVTIAVIRTISVTVTVTVTVTITITVTIIVIVIVTVTVIVTITVTVTITVTVTITVIVTVVVTVIATVTVTNTLTVTVIVAIIVTVTFTITVPITITVTITVIVTTTVTVIVIVTVTVTFTITVPVTITVTITVTITTTVTVTVTVTVTVTVTFTITVPITITVTIIVTVITTVTVIVTITVIVTVTVTSTVIVIVTIIVTVTVTISITVIVTVTITVTVTVTITIMATITIIITVTINVTVTATVTVIVTITVTVVVTITVIVTATFTITVPVTLTVTVIITVIVTITVIVTVTDTVTVTFTVTVTITITIIVTAIIIVTVTITVTVTVTVTITVTVTVIVTITIIVIVTVIVTIIITVTITITVTIIHTVTITVIVTITIIVTVTIIVIVTITITVITTITVSITVTVIIIITVIVTVTVIDTINVTVTVITNVTIIVTIPSPLPLILLLP